One window of the Chiroxiphia lanceolata isolate bChiLan1 chromosome 30, bChiLan1.pri, whole genome shotgun sequence genome contains the following:
- the PDE1B gene encoding calcium/calmodulin-dependent 3',5'-cyclic nucleotide phosphodiesterase 1B: MADGWHRHRHRDTPPVLPTGTGNRPRSDCAILYNDRSVLENHHISAVFRMMQDDDMNIFVNLTKDEFSELRALVIEMVLATDMSCHFQQVKAMKTSLQQLERPDKSKVLSLLLHAADISHPTKAWAVHGRWTKALMEEFFRQGDKEAELGLPFSPLCDRTSTLVAQSQIGFIDFIVEPTFSVLSDVAEKMVLPLAEDGTKAKGDPAATPQASSQWRQQSLDEHLELGDIKADLAGFRSTWTRHIQENKQKWKERAASGITNQASIEELSPCEDPPAPSAHRENGDVE, translated from the exons ATGGCCGACGGCTGGCACCGGCACAGGCACCGCGACACACCCCCGGTACTGCCCACCGGGACGGGGAACCGCCCCCG GTCGGACTGTGCCATCCTGTACAACGACCGCTCGGTGCTGGAGAACCACCACATCAGCGCCGTGTTCCGCATGATGCAGGACGACGACATGAACATCTTCGTCAACCTCACCAAGGACGAGTTCTC GGAGCTGCGGGCGCTGGTCATCGAGATGGTCCTGGCCACCGACATGTCCTGCCACTTCCAGCAGGTCAAGGCCATGAAGACGtcgctgcagcagctggagag GCCGGACAAGTCGAAGGTGCTGTCGCTGCTCCTGCACGCGGCCGACATCAGCCACCCCACCAAGGCGTGGGCCGTGCACGGCCGCTGGACCAAGGCCCTCATGGAGGAGTTCTTCCGCCAG GGGGACAAGGAGGCCGAGCTGGGGTTGCCCTTCTCGCCCCTCTGTGACCGAACGTCCACGCTGGTGGCCCAGTCCCAGATCG gctTCATCGACTTCATCGTGGAGCCCACCTTCTCCGTGCTCAGCGACGTGGCCGAGAAGATGGTGCTGCCGCTGGCCGAGGACGGCACCAAAGCCAAGGGCGACCCCGCGGCCACCCCGCAGGCCAG CTCGCAGTGGCGGCAGCAGTCCCTGGACGAGCACCTGGAGCTGGGGGACATCAAGGCCGACCTGGCCGGGTTCCGCTCCACCTGGACCAGGCACATCCAGGAGAACAAGCAGAAGTGGAAGGAGAGGGCGGCCAGCG gCATCACCAACCAGGCGTCCATCGAGGAGCTGTCGCCGTGTGAGGACCCCCCGGCCCCCAGCGCCCACAGGGAGAACGGGGACGTGGAATAA